From a single Leptospira levettii genomic region:
- the whiG gene encoding RNA polymerase sigma factor WhiG, translated as MSRLLDKYNQFDETDLWKQYRVKKDAEIRSYLVEKYSPLVKHVAGRIAIGMPQNVEFEDLVSYGVFGLLDAIEKFDPSREIKFKTYAMTRIRGSIFDELRSVDWIPRSIRQKAKQLENIIAMLENKEGKKVDDEEIAKELGVSMEEYNSLLAKLSGTSLVSLNDIWFLGDENDEVSFMETLESPMNMNPDNIIEKEEIKNVIVEAIQSLPEKEKKVIVLYYYEDLTLKEIGEVLEVTESRISQLHTKAVARLRSKLSKVKSAIQKR; from the coding sequence ATGTCAAGATTGCTAGACAAATACAATCAGTTTGATGAGACAGATCTTTGGAAACAATACCGTGTCAAAAAAGACGCGGAAATCCGAAGTTACCTTGTTGAAAAATATTCACCTCTCGTCAAACACGTGGCTGGGCGGATTGCGATCGGAATGCCACAAAATGTGGAATTCGAAGACCTCGTCAGTTATGGCGTCTTTGGTCTGTTAGATGCAATTGAGAAGTTTGACCCTTCTCGAGAAATTAAATTCAAAACCTATGCGATGACCCGTATCCGTGGTTCCATTTTTGATGAGCTCAGAAGTGTGGACTGGATCCCTCGTTCCATCCGCCAAAAAGCAAAACAACTCGAAAACATCATTGCCATGCTCGAAAACAAAGAGGGTAAAAAAGTCGATGACGAAGAGATCGCCAAAGAACTTGGTGTGTCGATGGAAGAGTACAATTCTCTCCTTGCCAAACTCTCTGGAACCTCTCTTGTTTCTTTAAATGATATTTGGTTTCTCGGAGATGAGAACGATGAAGTTTCCTTTATGGAAACTTTAGAGTCTCCGATGAATATGAACCCAGACAATATCATCGAAAAAGAAGAAATCAAAAACGTAATTGTCGAAGCCATCCAATCCCTTCCTGAAAAAGAGAAAAAAGTCATCGTACTTTACTATTATGAAGACTTAACCTTAAAAGAGATTGGAGAAGTTTTGGAAGTGACTGAGTCTAGAATTTCTCAACTTCATACCAAAGCAGTCGCAAGACTCCGTAGTAAACTTTCCAAAGTCAAATCAGCGATCCAAAAAAGGTAA
- a CDS encoding MinD/ParA family protein: MDQAANLRKLTETGTGLKLVQPQDAAKKTKIIAVASGKGGVGKSTVSVNLAISIAKTGLKVLIFDGDLGLANVNVLLGIIPKYNLYHVVKGHKSLKDIVISTPEGVDIIAGASGYSQLANLNETQRNNLIKGFAELDRYDVMIIDTGAGISANVIGLVMPADEVVVVTTPEPTSITDSYGLIKSIVSQSKDKNLKIIVNRVRSAIEGKKVADRVIDISGQFLEVQVENLGFIFQDEEVEKSIREQKPFIIGAPRSKAAACLTRVTHTLLQTEGGYDDEEGLTGFFKKFFSFVDFKEKEMESRMEEDN, translated from the coding sequence ATGGACCAAGCAGCAAATCTTAGAAAGTTAACAGAAACTGGTACTGGATTAAAACTCGTTCAACCCCAGGACGCCGCTAAAAAAACCAAAATCATTGCGGTTGCCTCTGGAAAGGGGGGAGTGGGTAAAAGTACAGTCTCTGTCAATTTAGCCATCTCCATCGCCAAAACTGGACTCAAAGTATTAATCTTTGATGGTGACTTGGGTCTTGCCAATGTAAACGTCCTACTCGGTATCATTCCAAAATACAATTTATACCATGTTGTCAAAGGCCATAAGTCCTTAAAAGACATCGTGATCTCCACTCCCGAAGGTGTGGATATCATTGCAGGGGCATCTGGGTACTCACAACTAGCCAACCTGAATGAAACCCAAAGAAACAACCTCATCAAAGGTTTTGCCGAACTCGATCGTTATGATGTGATGATCATTGATACTGGGGCTGGGATCTCGGCAAACGTCATTGGGCTTGTGATGCCAGCAGATGAAGTGGTGGTGGTGACAACCCCAGAACCAACATCGATTACTGACTCCTATGGCCTCATCAAATCCATTGTCTCCCAATCCAAAGACAAAAACCTCAAAATCATTGTGAACCGAGTGCGTTCTGCCATCGAAGGAAAAAAAGTGGCTGACCGAGTCATTGATATCTCTGGACAGTTTTTGGAAGTCCAAGTGGAAAACTTAGGTTTTATTTTCCAAGATGAAGAAGTAGAAAAATCCATTCGCGAACAAAAACCATTTATCATAGGAGCTCCTCGTTCCAAAGCAGCAGCTTGCCTCACACGTGTCACACATACCCTCTTACAAACAGAAGGTGGTTATGATGATGAAGAAGGCCTCACTGGATTTTTTAAGAAGTTCTTTAGCTTTGTTGACTTCAAAGAAAAAGAAATGGAATCGAGAATGGAGGAAGACAACTAA
- the flhF gene encoding flagellar biosynthesis protein FlhF, translated as MDFVKIRGKDLQDCIMQMKMKYGPEAHLYDQRVITEGGLFGTGLMAQRMYEIDVGVPEKQNSKERIERKLKDLKELIKQKQRTESLPESGLVGVGVGSSSSQNTNLTYNSRKKNIESVRPFSERKRRQSQTIYEIESYEERPVGLSLAEAKESFLEPKTETVPQTKERHPHIQKLVDRLLREGFSQSYLEEMAVTLTSRLSAVDLSRYANVTDKAVTYLEERIQVDSDLFSGTPRGKRKVVFFVGPTGSGKTTSIAKLAAKYSLHMGKKVSLYTTDNYRIAAIDQLKFYADAMGLPFYAAKDLRKWKEAILRDGSELILVDTAGYSHRKSENLEKLQEFYQVFGEKDHIETILVLSSTVSKDNALAVTNAYESVGYKRILLTKLDEAEFLGSVVELADTIHREFAFLSVGQDVPFDILNATKKILAECVIFPEKLKGIAGEVFEKTV; from the coding sequence ATGGATTTTGTGAAAATCCGAGGCAAAGACTTACAAGACTGCATCATGCAGATGAAGATGAAATATGGTCCAGAGGCCCATTTGTATGACCAACGAGTGATCACAGAAGGTGGTCTTTTTGGAACTGGCCTTATGGCTCAACGTATGTATGAAATCGATGTGGGTGTGCCTGAAAAACAAAATTCGAAAGAACGAATCGAACGAAAACTCAAAGACCTAAAAGAACTCATCAAACAAAAACAAAGAACAGAATCCCTCCCTGAATCTGGACTTGTGGGCGTGGGTGTTGGTTCTTCCTCTTCGCAAAACACAAACCTAACTTACAACTCTCGTAAAAAAAATATAGAATCCGTTCGCCCTTTTTCAGAACGCAAACGAAGACAAAGCCAAACCATTTATGAAATCGAGTCGTATGAAGAAAGACCTGTTGGTTTGTCTTTAGCAGAAGCAAAGGAATCATTCCTCGAACCAAAAACGGAAACAGTTCCCCAAACAAAGGAAAGACACCCTCATATCCAAAAACTCGTTGATCGTCTGTTACGTGAAGGTTTTTCTCAATCATACTTAGAAGAAATGGCCGTTACTCTAACATCGCGTCTTTCTGCAGTGGACTTAAGTCGTTATGCGAATGTCACAGACAAAGCAGTGACTTATTTAGAGGAAAGGATCCAAGTAGATTCTGATCTTTTTAGTGGAACCCCTCGTGGCAAACGGAAGGTTGTTTTTTTTGTAGGACCTACAGGGTCAGGGAAAACAACTTCGATTGCAAAGTTAGCTGCTAAATACAGTTTGCATATGGGGAAAAAAGTTTCTCTGTATACGACTGACAATTACCGCATCGCCGCCATTGACCAATTGAAGTTTTATGCAGATGCGATGGGCCTTCCGTTTTATGCGGCCAAAGACTTGCGCAAATGGAAGGAGGCCATCCTTCGAGATGGATCCGAACTTATCTTAGTCGATACTGCTGGATACTCCCATCGCAAATCGGAAAACCTCGAAAAACTTCAGGAATTCTACCAAGTTTTTGGGGAAAAGGATCATATTGAAACCATCTTGGTACTTTCCTCTACGGTTTCCAAAGACAATGCTCTTGCGGTAACAAACGCGTATGAGTCGGTAGGTTATAAAAGAATTTTATTAACTAAGCTCGATGAAGCAGAATTTTTAGGTTCTGTAGTAGAATTAGCCGATACTATTCACAGGGAATTCGCATTCTTAAGTGTTGGCCAGGATGTTCCATTTGATATCCTAAATGCCACCAAAAAAATCCTTGCCGAATGTGTAATTTTTCCTGAAAAATTGAAAGGGATAGCGGGCGAAGTCTTCGAGAAGACTGTGTAA
- the mnmD gene encoding tRNA (5-methylaminomethyl-2-thiouridine)(34)-methyltransferase MnmD, protein MDPNKEKVGIEMKDGVPVSLSFDDVYFSKEGGWEESRYVFVEGNQIPSRLSANETEVVSIGELGFGTGLNLFVTLDLWLGAENPTSLEYFSLEGFPLPKETLLALNFSFPNKPLWTETLLKSYEEQFQKWEMNPSEKEWKTDFLHPKAKAMFHVHLYFGDVSECLNEFPTIDFWYLDGFSPSKNPKMWSEDTLSKLRSHSKTGTRFATFTAAGFIRRNLEGLGFMVQKQKGFGKKREMLTGILR, encoded by the coding sequence ATGGATCCAAACAAAGAAAAAGTCGGAATTGAAATGAAGGATGGAGTTCCCGTATCTCTTTCGTTTGATGATGTTTATTTTTCCAAAGAAGGTGGTTGGGAAGAATCCCGTTATGTATTTGTGGAAGGGAACCAAATCCCAAGTAGATTATCGGCAAACGAAACCGAGGTTGTCTCCATTGGAGAATTAGGGTTTGGTACGGGACTCAATTTATTTGTGACCTTAGATCTTTGGTTAGGTGCAGAGAACCCAACTTCCCTAGAGTATTTCAGTTTAGAAGGATTCCCTTTACCGAAAGAAACTTTACTCGCACTGAATTTTTCCTTTCCCAACAAACCTTTATGGACAGAAACATTACTCAAGTCCTATGAAGAACAATTCCAAAAATGGGAAATGAACCCAAGTGAGAAGGAATGGAAGACAGATTTCCTTCATCCAAAGGCGAAGGCTATGTTCCACGTCCATTTGTACTTTGGTGATGTGAGTGAATGTTTAAATGAATTTCCAACCATCGATTTTTGGTATTTGGATGGTTTTTCGCCAAGTAAAAATCCAAAGATGTGGTCCGAGGACACGTTATCAAAATTACGTAGTCATTCTAAAACGGGAACTCGATTTGCTACTTTCACAGCAGCTGGGTTCATCCGCAGGAATTTGGAAGGTTTGGGGTTTATGGTCCAAAAACAAAAAGGATTTGGGAAAAAAAGAGAAATGCTAACAGGAATTTTACGCTAA
- the mnmC gene encoding FAD-dependent 5-carboxymethylaminomethyl-2-thiouridine(34) oxidoreductase MnmC: MNPSQSKTALVVGAGIAGASVCYALSKQNIKTILLEQESSAAKKASGNPIGVVYPFLTKHKTPESEFSLLAFQYFLELWESLELGQRVPHVDGIHFLLDSNSAYDRYSHSLLSHCIPETLACLSKEPNSNLDALLFPKGKAVSPVLLTKELIRIANPLESYHTKLLSWEMSDASGNLICHTEKEILNVDYLFLTQGYQFFTDPKLEWIPMKQVRGQIVEIPSSMFQNQISILYGDYITAEIGGKRVLGASFDEFHLEEETRPKETFDLWNGLQSKLPNLLKNWEKIDIQNFDTRVSFRTQSQDRHPIVGKLPNLSRLDTSIKYQNLFRKNAKTFEIPYYETVGILNGLGSRGLTHALLAAEILVCDILSQSINISETIRKALKPDRFLLRKWKRDELT; this comes from the coding sequence GTGAACCCATCTCAATCTAAAACAGCATTAGTTGTAGGAGCAGGTATCGCTGGTGCTAGTGTATGTTATGCACTTTCCAAACAAAACATCAAAACAATTTTATTAGAACAAGAATCCAGTGCCGCAAAAAAAGCAAGTGGTAACCCAATCGGAGTTGTGTATCCCTTCCTCACCAAACACAAAACTCCTGAGTCTGAATTTTCTCTACTTGCATTTCAGTATTTTTTAGAACTTTGGGAATCTTTGGAATTGGGGCAACGAGTACCACATGTAGATGGAATCCATTTTTTACTCGATTCCAATTCAGCATACGACCGTTATTCGCACTCTTTACTTTCCCATTGTATTCCAGAAACGTTGGCATGCCTTTCCAAAGAACCAAATTCAAATTTAGATGCATTACTATTTCCAAAAGGGAAGGCGGTTTCTCCCGTTTTACTCACGAAAGAACTCATTCGAATTGCAAATCCTTTGGAATCCTATCATACAAAACTCCTATCTTGGGAAATGAGTGATGCGAGCGGAAACCTCATTTGTCATACAGAAAAGGAAATCCTAAATGTTGATTATTTATTCTTAACACAAGGTTACCAATTTTTTACTGATCCAAAACTAGAGTGGATCCCTATGAAACAAGTTCGTGGGCAAATTGTAGAAATTCCATCCTCCATGTTTCAGAATCAAATTTCTATTTTATATGGTGATTATATAACTGCAGAGATTGGCGGTAAACGAGTGCTTGGTGCAAGTTTTGATGAGTTCCATTTGGAAGAGGAAACAAGGCCCAAGGAAACGTTCGATTTATGGAATGGGTTACAATCAAAACTTCCGAACTTACTTAAAAATTGGGAAAAAATCGATATCCAAAACTTTGATACTCGTGTCAGTTTCAGAACCCAGTCCCAAGATAGACATCCAATTGTCGGTAAACTTCCAAATTTATCACGTTTAGACACATCCATAAAATACCAAAATTTATTCCGAAAAAACGCCAAAACCTTTGAAATTCCTTATTATGAAACGGTAGGGATTCTGAATGGCCTCGGATCTCGCGGGTTAACACATGCACTACTCGCAGCAGAAATCTTAGTTTGTGATATTCTATCTCAAAGTATCAATATTTCTGAAACGATCAGGAAGGCTTTGAAACCAGACCGTTTTTTACTTCGTAAGTGGAAACGAGATGAGCTAACATAG
- the lpxK gene encoding tetraacyldisaccharide 4'-kinase, which translates to MKVFFTLFLPLTWLYQFLFWLSQGRKNTTVLPNALVISVGNITVGGTGKTPFVQYLVQYFQKTNKEYAITILSRGYKAKLSKRGAILPNGNSPNLYGDEPSEHKERFPSVQVIIGQNRIVSFSNHNQIQSKKHIVILDDGFQHNQIYRDFDIVLLDNNAPFGNGFTIPLGYLREPISHLKRANVIVFTKITESNVKEFEKGKETLKQLGIQLPTFGSSFQAEVYQIHLDTFEQTLIHNNTQMQDASTSDRYFLFTGVGNPHHVLETTISTLNTNQIQHSFFPDHYEFEEKVLLSLLDGKDEKTIFVTTEKDWVKVRTQNKFIEALKRKKIQLLVIRVDVVIKEQSVFESMLAHLVSTYEVKNGLVSKPS; encoded by the coding sequence ATGAAAGTTTTTTTCACATTATTTTTACCTCTTACATGGTTGTATCAGTTTCTCTTTTGGTTGTCTCAAGGGAGAAAAAATACTACCGTATTACCAAATGCCCTCGTGATCAGTGTGGGGAACATCACAGTTGGTGGTACTGGGAAAACTCCATTTGTTCAATATTTAGTCCAATACTTTCAAAAAACTAACAAAGAATATGCGATAACGATCCTATCACGTGGATACAAAGCAAAATTGTCAAAACGAGGTGCAATCCTTCCAAATGGAAATTCTCCAAATCTATATGGAGATGAACCAAGCGAACACAAAGAACGTTTTCCTAGTGTTCAAGTGATAATTGGGCAGAATCGAATTGTTAGTTTTTCCAATCACAATCAAATTCAGTCCAAAAAACACATTGTGATTTTGGACGATGGATTCCAACACAACCAAATTTATAGAGATTTTGATATTGTATTACTCGACAATAATGCTCCATTTGGGAATGGTTTTACGATCCCACTTGGGTATTTACGAGAACCTATTTCGCATTTAAAACGAGCAAACGTCATTGTATTCACAAAAATCACGGAATCTAATGTAAAAGAATTCGAGAAAGGCAAAGAAACACTCAAACAATTGGGAATTCAATTGCCTACTTTTGGTTCATCTTTCCAAGCGGAAGTCTATCAAATTCATTTAGATACATTTGAACAAACATTGATTCACAATAATACGCAAATGCAAGATGCATCAACTAGCGATCGTTATTTTTTGTTTACAGGTGTTGGGAATCCACATCATGTTTTGGAAACAACGATCTCTACTTTGAATACAAATCAAATCCAACATTCATTTTTCCCTGACCATTATGAATTTGAAGAAAAGGTTTTGCTCTCTTTACTGGATGGTAAAGATGAAAAAACAATTTTTGTGACAACGGAAAAAGATTGGGTAAAGGTAAGAACTCAAAACAAATTTATCGAAGCATTAAAACGGAAAAAAATACAACTATTAGTCATCAGAGTTGATGTGGTGATAAAGGAACAATCTGTTTTTGAGTCTATGTTAGCTCATCTCGTTTCCACTTACGAAGTAAAAAACGGTCTGGTTTCAAAGCCTTCCTGA
- the hisE gene encoding phosphoribosyl-ATP diphosphatase yields the protein MEFLLKLEDLLRKRKEELPEKSYTAELFRDGVDRILKKIGEEAGEVIIAAKNPNEKELIHEIADLVFHLEVLMVEKGISLSTIAKELEKRHS from the coding sequence ATGGAATTTTTATTAAAATTGGAAGATTTACTCCGCAAACGAAAAGAAGAATTACCTGAAAAATCTTACACAGCTGAATTATTTCGCGACGGTGTTGATCGTATCCTTAAAAAAATAGGTGAAGAAGCGGGTGAAGTCATCATTGCCGCAAAAAATCCAAACGAAAAAGAACTCATTCATGAAATTGCAGATTTGGTTTTCCATTTAGAAGTTTTGATGGTAGAAAAAGGCATCAGCTTATCGACAATCGCAAAAGAATTAGAAAAAAGACATAGTTAA